One stretch of Pradoshia sp. D12 DNA includes these proteins:
- a CDS encoding glyceraldehyde-3-phosphate dehydrogenase: protein MSARVAINGFGRIGRMVFRKAILDEHLEIVAINASYPPETLAHLIKYDTNHGPFNGDVHAMDDHLLINGKKVLLLNNRNPEFLPWKNLGIDIVIEATGKFNHRDQAALHLNAGAKRVVLTAPGKNEDVTIVMGVNEDTLDINKHLVISNASCTTNCLAPVVKVLDEQFGIDNGLMTTVHAYTNDQNNIDNPHKDLRRARACAQSIIPTTTGAAKALSLVLPHLKGKLHGIALRVPTPNVSLVDLVVDLKREVTVNEINQAFKTAAEGSLAGIIQYSTEPLVSIDFNTNPHSAIVDALSTMVIGANKVKVLAWYDNEWGYSCRVVELVNHVARLLQEDKVKVS, encoded by the coding sequence ATGAGTGCAAGAGTTGCTATCAATGGGTTTGGCCGAATTGGCAGAATGGTTTTCCGAAAAGCAATATTGGATGAGCATCTTGAAATCGTAGCCATTAATGCTAGCTATCCGCCTGAAACATTAGCACATTTAATTAAATATGATACGAATCATGGTCCATTTAATGGTGATGTACATGCTATGGATGATCATTTATTGATAAATGGTAAAAAAGTTCTTTTGCTAAATAATCGCAATCCTGAATTCCTGCCTTGGAAAAATCTTGGGATTGATATCGTAATCGAAGCAACTGGGAAATTTAATCATCGTGATCAAGCAGCTCTTCATTTAAATGCCGGTGCAAAACGAGTCGTTTTAACAGCTCCCGGGAAGAATGAGGACGTCACGATTGTAATGGGTGTTAACGAGGATACATTGGATATCAATAAACACCTTGTTATTTCTAATGCATCCTGCACAACTAACTGTCTCGCTCCTGTTGTAAAAGTACTCGATGAACAATTTGGAATTGACAATGGTCTTATGACAACCGTTCATGCATATACAAATGATCAAAATAATATCGATAACCCGCACAAAGATTTACGCAGAGCACGTGCCTGTGCACAAAGTATCATACCTACCACAACTGGAGCAGCCAAAGCACTCTCACTGGTGCTTCCTCATTTAAAAGGAAAACTCCATGGTATTGCGTTGAGAGTACCAACTCCAAACGTCTCTTTAGTTGATTTGGTAGTAGATTTAAAAAGAGAAGTTACTGTTAATGAAATCAATCAAGCGTTTAAAACAGCAGCTGAAGGATCATTGGCCGGTATTATCCAATACAGCACAGAGCCGCTTGTTTCGATTGATTTTAATACGAATCCACATTCGGCTATTGTAGATGCACTCTCAACAATGGTGATTGGTGCAAATAAAGTGAAAGTGCTTGCCTGGTATGACAATGAGTGGGGATACTCATGCAGAGTGGTAGAATTAGTAAACCATGTGGCACGCCTTCTTCAGGAGGATAAGGTGAAAGTAAGTTAA
- the ytaF gene encoding sporulation membrane protein YtaF, with translation MEHIASIVLLALAVSLDSCGVGITYGMRKVSIPIRSIIIIAGCSALSLAFGMLMGSLSEHLMAHSWTGKLGGFILLVLGIWTLSSYFKRNEDNCPYVDERTLFQLEIKSIGLVIHILKKPLSADFDRSGTITGLEAFFLGLALSLDGFGAGIGAGILHYPLFIQVTLCFGMSALLMTVGIKAGKYLQDSIMAKVFSFIPGLVLIFLGLTKII, from the coding sequence ATGGAGCACATAGCATCAATAGTATTATTGGCATTGGCAGTGAGTCTGGATAGTTGCGGTGTGGGAATAACCTATGGAATGCGAAAAGTAAGTATACCGATTCGCTCCATCATCATCATTGCCGGTTGCTCTGCATTAAGCCTAGCATTCGGTATGTTAATGGGATCGTTAAGCGAGCATTTGATGGCACATTCCTGGACCGGTAAGCTAGGAGGATTTATCTTGCTGGTGCTTGGAATTTGGACACTTTCAAGTTACTTCAAGCGAAATGAAGATAATTGTCCCTATGTGGATGAAAGAACCTTATTCCAATTAGAAATAAAGTCTATTGGGCTGGTTATTCATATACTTAAAAAGCCATTAAGTGCAGACTTTGACCGTTCCGGGACCATTACTGGATTAGAGGCTTTCTTTCTAGGATTAGCCTTATCATTAGATGGATTTGGAGCTGGAATAGGTGCTGGTATACTTCATTATCCCCTGTTTATTCAGGTGACTCTCTGTTTTGGTATGAGTGCTTTATTAATGACTGTGGGTATAAAAGCGGGAAAATATCTGCAGGATTCCATTATGGCAAAGGTCTTTTCATTTATTCCGGGTTTAGTACTTATTTTTCTTGGGTTAACCAAAATAATTTAA
- the coaE gene encoding dephospho-CoA kinase (Dephospho-CoA kinase (CoaE) performs the final step in coenzyme A biosynthesis.) — MGKIFGVTGGIASGKSSVSKWLISKGYPVIDADIAARKVVEPGMPALEGIKNVFGQDICLPDGTLDRKKLGSIVFSNSEKRQMLNGIVHPAVRKWMMEETEKALHQGKELVFMDIPLLFESNLTHMVEGIILVYVKPEVQLKRLMARDHFTEEEALARIRAQMPIDDKKKLADYIVDNNGEFFETEEQLIDLIKQLNV, encoded by the coding sequence ATGGGGAAAATATTCGGAGTTACAGGAGGGATTGCCAGTGGAAAGAGCAGCGTCAGCAAATGGCTCATTTCCAAGGGTTACCCTGTTATTGATGCAGATATCGCAGCAAGAAAAGTCGTCGAGCCTGGTATGCCAGCATTAGAGGGAATTAAAAATGTATTTGGTCAGGATATTTGTTTACCTGATGGGACATTAGACCGAAAAAAATTAGGTTCCATCGTATTTTCAAACTCTGAAAAACGGCAAATGTTAAATGGAATTGTTCATCCGGCAGTCAGGAAATGGATGATGGAAGAAACGGAGAAAGCGTTACACCAGGGGAAAGAACTCGTTTTCATGGACATTCCCCTATTGTTTGAAAGTAATTTGACGCATATGGTAGAGGGTATTATTCTTGTGTATGTAAAGCCCGAGGTCCAGTTAAAGAGATTAATGGCGCGGGATCATTTTACTGAGGAAGAAGCACTTGCGAGAATACGAGCACAAATGCCAATTGATGATAAGAAAAAATTGGCCGATTATATTGTTGACAATAACGGAGAATTTTTTGAGACGGAAGAGCAACTCATTGATCTAATTAAACAATTGAATGTATAA